A window of the Alnus glutinosa chromosome 4, dhAlnGlut1.1, whole genome shotgun sequence genome harbors these coding sequences:
- the LOC133865660 gene encoding uncharacterized protein LOC133865660: MKALLGSQDTWEIVEKGYSEPSDKIPLSPNQREVLYKLRKNDQQALTLIYQFLDEAMFEKVANATTSKQAWEILTNSHQGVDKEKKIRLQTLRESKDLETMSIDQLMGSLQAHEERLHKKKEESLEQSANLNAFIYKNFLDPYISRTWNALDYKPVHIEPQAGLMQTDKIDALPGQPAGVDFDQYAGYVTVDPETEEKLFYYFVEAPQNSATKPLVLWLNGGPGCSSLGYGAMEELGPFRVKSDGKTLYRNHYAWNNVANVIFLESPAGVGFSYSNKSGNYVLAGDASTTDHTYTFLVNWLERFPQYKTRDLFLAGENYAGHYVPMLADAIVSQNKKKTNHTRINLKGIAIGNAWIDDVTGLRGRYEYHWAHALISDETIAGIRQNCDFSRIGVSPQCYLYLSQADAEIGLLDIQNIYAPLCSSSPTKSGHTASVNGFDPCSDQYVATYLNLPEVQRALHAKATNWTFCRYAAYQLFDSPRSVLHTIDQLISSGIRTWIYSGDIDALVPVTSTRFALNELNSTVNTTWRPWYSGTKIGGYVQGYVGGLTFITIRGAGHKVPSYQPKQTLIMISSFLHGTHTHVILQAAATEIEMIMKLSFLTRLLLLFLSFHHLGFPISCYNTNQSANLNALIYKNIVDGSVAFVWNALDYSPAHIEHQDGLMQVDKIDALPGQPAGVDFDQYAGYVTVDPETEMKLFYYFVEAPQNSATKPLVLWLNGGPGCSSLGYGAMEELGPFRVKSDGKTLYRNHYAWNNVANVIFLESPAGVGFSYISNESGDYILAGDRDTRDYTYTFLVNWLERFPQYKTRDLFIAGENYAGHYVPMLADAIVFHNKNHTNHRRINLKGIAIGNAWIDHVTGLRGRFEYYWAHALISDETIAGIRKNCYFSNDWHSTLCFLYQRQADAEIGLLDIDNIYTSSLCSSSPPKSGHTASDVIGFDPCSDQYVTTYLNLPEVQRALHAKATNWTFCSRYQWSDNQRSVLPTIEGVISSGIRTWIYSGDTDPLVPVTSTRFALNESNLTVNTAWRPWYSGKEVKHLVGHLIPIILPKYKTGRVKKFSLGDVGRLEDMYRGMSED, encoded by the exons ATGAAGGCACTGCTTGGATCGCAAGATACTTGGGAGATTGTAGAAAAAGGCTACAGTGAGCCTAGTGACAAAATTCCTTTGAGTCCTAATCAAAGAGAGGTTTTGTATAAACTTCGAAAGAATGATCAACAAGCTCTCACccttatttatcaatttttggATGAGGCTATGTTCGAGAAGGTGGCGAATGCAACCACCTCCAAGCAAGCATGGGAGATTCTCACAAACTCTCATCAAGGAGTtgataaagagaagaaaattcgCCTTCAAACGTTAAGAG agtcaaaagatttagaaaCCATGAGTATTGATCAACTCATGGGATCTCTTCAAGCCCATGAAGAAAGGCtccacaagaagaaagaagagtcaTTGGAACAG AGCGCCAACCTCAACGCGTTCATTTATAAGAACTTCTTAGATCCTTACATTTCGAGAACATGGAATGCATTGGATTATAAGCCGGTGCATATTGAACCCCAAGCTGGGTTGATGCAAACTGACAAGATTGACGCCCTGCCTGGACAGCCAGCCGGAGTAGATTTTGATCAGTATGCAGGCTATGTTACGGTGGACCCTGAGACTGAGGAGAAACTGTTTTATTACTTTGTGGAGGCACCTCAAAATTCAGCTACCAAACCTCTCGTTTTATGGCTAAATGGAG GCCCGGGATGCTCTTCTCTCGGATATGGAGCCATGGAAGAACTGGGACCTTTCAGAGTCAAGAGTGATGGAAAAACACTTTACCGAAATCACTATGCATGGAACAACG TGGCAAATGTTATCTTCTTGGAATCCCCAGCCGGAGTTGGGTTTTCATATTCAAATAAATCAGGCAACTACGTTCTTGCCGGGGACGCAAGCACGACAGACCACACTTATACTTTCCTTGTAAACTGGCTTGAGAGATTCCCCCAGTATAAAACCCGCGATCTCTTTCTAGCTGGTGAAAACTATGCTGGTCATTACGTTCCTATGCTCGCTGATGCAATTGTTTCacagaacaagaaaaaaacaaatcacacaAGAATCAACCTCAAAGGCATCGCA ATTGGGAATGCTTGGATAGATGATGTTACAGGTTTAAGAGGCAGATATGAGTATCACTGGGCACATGCTTTGATCTCCGACGAGACTATTGCAGGAATTCGCCAGAATTGTGACTTTTCTAGAATTGGGGTTTCACCCCAGTGTTACTTATATCTAAGCCAAGCAGACGCTGAGATCGGATTGCTTGATATTCAGAACATATATGCTCCGTTATGCAGTTCATCACCAACAAAGTCTGGCCACACTGCTTCT GTGAATGGTTTTGACCCCTGCTCCGACCAATACGTCGCCACCTATCTAAATCTTCCTGAGGTGCAAAGAGCTCTTCACGCAAAAGCTACAAACTGGACCTTTTGCAGGTACGC CGCTTATCAATTGTTTGATAGCCCAAGGTCAGTTTTACACACCATAGATCAGCTTATATCAAGTGGAATTAGGACATGGATATACAG TGGCGACATAGATGCCCTCGTTCCCGTAACCTCCACTAGGTTTGCTTTAAACGAACTAAACTCAACGGTCAACACCACCTGGAGGCCCTGGTATTCTGGCACCAAG ATTGGAGGATATGTACAAGGGTACGTAGGAGGACTGACATTCATCACTATAAGGGGAGCCGGGCATAAAGTTCCAAGCTACCAACCGAAACAAACACTAATCATGATCTCATCATTCCTTCATGGGACACAT ACCCACGTCATTTTGCAAGCAGCGGCAACAGAGATCGAGATGATCATGAAGCTTTCGTTTCTCACAAGGTTGCTGCTGCTCTTCCTCTCTTTTCACCATTTGGGGTTTCCCATCTCTTGCTACAATACTAACCAGAGTGCCAACCTCAACGCGTTGATTTATAAGAACATCGTAGATGGTTCTGTTGCCTTTGTATGGAATGCATTGGATTATTCGCCGGCTCATATTGAACACCAAGATGGGTTGATGCAAGTTGACAAGATCGACGCCCTGCCTGGACAGCCAGCCGGAGTAGATTTTGATCAGTATGCAGGCTATGTTACGGTGGACCCTGAGACTGAGATGAAACTGTTCTATTACTTTGTGGAGGCACCTCAAAATTCAGCCACCAAACCTCTCGTTTTATGGCTAAATGGAG GCCCGGGATGCTCTTCTCTCGGATATGGAGCCATGGAAGAACTGGGACCTTTCAGAGTCAAGAGTGATGGAAAAACACTTTACCGTAATCATTATGCATGGAACAATG TGGCAAATGTTATCTTCTTGGAATCCCCAGCCGGAGTTgggttttcatatatttcaAATGAATCAGGCGACTACATTCTTGCCGGGGACAGAGACACAAGAGACTACACTTATACTTTCCTTGTAAACTGGCTTGAGAGATTCCCCCAATATAAAACCCGCGATCTCTTTATAGCTGGTGAAAACTATGCTGGTCATTACGTTCCTATGCTCGCTGATGCAATTGTCTTCCACAACAAGAACCACACAAATCACAGAAGAATCAACCTCAAAGGCATCGCA ATTGGGAATGCTTGGATAGATCATGTTACAGGTTTAAGAGGCAGATTTGAGTATTACTGGGCACATGCCTTGATCTCCGACGAAACCATTGCAGGAATTCGCAAGAATTGTTACTTCTCTAACGATTGGCATTCAACCCTGTGTTTCTTGTATCAACGTCAAGCAGATGCAGAGATTGGATTGCTTGATATTGATAACATATATACTTCGTCGTTATGCAGTTCATCACCACCAAAGTCCGGCCACACTGCTTCT GACGTCATCGGTTTTGACCCCTGCTCCGACCAATACGTTACTACCTATCTAAATCTTCCTGAGGTGCAAAGAGCCCTTCACGCAAAAGCTACAAACTGGACCTTTTGCAG CCGTTATCAATGGTCTGACAACCAACGGTCAGTTTTACCCACCATAGAGGGGGTTATATCAAGTGGAATTAGAACATGGATATACAG TGGCGACACAGATCCTCTCGTTCCAGTAACCTCTACTAGGTTCGCTTTAAACGAATCAAACTTGACGGTCAACACCGCTTGGAGGCCCTGGTATTCTGGCAAAGAGGTAAAACATCTGGTTGGTCATTTGATACCCATAATTTTACCCAAATATAAAACTGGCCGGGTTAAGAAATTTTCACTTGGTGATGTTGGCAGATTGGAGGATATGTACAGGGGTATGTCAGAGGACTGA
- the LOC133867180 gene encoding uncharacterized protein LOC133867180 isoform X1, which produces MMNTKVRTTLQSMKAPMKHENEKLDMQGRKINGAAKTSTSQRASGKERKIALQQDVDKLKKKLRHEENVHRALERAFNRPLGALPRLPPYLPRHTLELLAEVAVLEEEVVRLEEQVVHFRQDLYQEAVYISSSKRSIENSADSNALYPVKNHKPERCKFSAQNKGDSTVSTMRHRATLSYDGRGKEDQSCTNLTKNQKRSSIHKSHTVQTPVKRPLVSHRSAEKRLDQARLEANRIFDDPNRISENTLKCLSSILLRMSSMKNRNSAENLPSFSTLVTRKSNEETNYWDPYGICSEFGKRDIGPYKKLCEVEAASINPNRITTSLFLLRKLKLLLGKLASVNLKSLTHQEKLAFWINIYNSCMMNAFLEQGIPESPEMVVALMQKATINVGGHLLNAITIEHFILRLPYHSKYTFAKGAKNEEKTARSIFGLEFSEPLVTFALSCGSWSSPAVRVYTASQVENELEVAKREYLQAAVGISTTKFAIPKLLDWYLPDFAKDLESLLDWICLQLPSELAKEAIKCLESGEKEPLSQFLQVMPYDFSFRYLLYS; this is translated from the exons atgATGAATACCAAAGTCAGGACCACGCTTCAGTCCATGAAAGCTCCTATGAAGCATGAAAAT gagaaGCTGGATATGCAGGGGAGAAAGATAAATGGTGCTGCAAAAACGTCCACGAGTCAACGAGCCTccggaaaagaaagaaaaattgctTTGCAACAAGAT GTTGATAAGCTCAAGAAGAAGCTTAGACACGAAGAGAACGTTCACAGAGCTTTGGAGAGGGCTTTCAACAGACCCTTGGGCGCTCTACCTCGTCTTCCTCCTTATCTCCCTCGTCAT ACACTGGAGCTTCTTGCCGAGGTGGCTGTTTTGGAAGAGGAAGTGGTTCGGCTTGAAGAACAAGTTGTGCATTTTAGACAGGACCTGTATCAGGAAGCTGTCTACATTTCATCCTCGAAAAGGAGCATAGAGAATTCAGCTGATTCAAATGCCCTATACCCGGTTAAGAATCACAAACCAGAGCGATGCAAGTTTTCAGCTCAAAATAAGGGTGACTCTACTGTTTCCACAATGCGGCATAGAGCAACTCTTTCTT ATGATGGGCGGGGAAAAGAGGACCAATCATGTACTAATTTGACAAAGAACCAAAAGCGATCCTCAATCCATAAATCCCATACAGTTCAAACTCCAGTTAAGAGACCTCTCGTAAGCCATAGATCAGCAGAGAAGCGTTTAGATCAAGCAAGGCTAGAAGCAAACAGAATTTTTGACGACCCAAACAGAATTTCTGAAAATACTTTGAAGTGCTTATCAAGCATTCTCCTCAGAATGAGTTCGATGAAGAATCGAAATAGTGCAGAAAATTTACCCTCCTTCTCGACATTAGTAACTCGGAAAAGCAATGAAGAAACTAACTATTGGGACCCTTATGGTATTTGTTCAGAATTTGGAAAGAGAGATATTGGTCCATATAAGAAATTATGTGAAGTTGAAGCTGCCTCAATCAATCCAAACCGAATAACAACTTCTTTGTTTCTACTTCGTAAATTAAA ACTCCTCCTTGGGAAACTTGCCTCTGTCAACTTAAAGAGCCTCACCCATCAGGAGAAGCTTGCGTTCTGGATCAACATTTACAATTCCTGCATGATGAAT GCATTCCTAGAACAGGGCATACCAGAGAGTCCTGAGATGGTTGTTGCTTTGATGCAGAAG GCAACAATAAATGTGGGGGGACACTTGCTAAATGCAATAACTATAGAACATTTCATTCTGAGATTGCCTTACCACTCAAAATAT ACATTTGCCAAGGGTgcaaaaaatgaagagaagacaGCGAGAAGCATATTTGGCTTAGAGTTTTCTGAACCGTTGGTGACATTTGCACTGTCCTGTGGAAGCTGGTCCTCCCCTGCT GTGAGAGTGTACACAGCATCTCAGGTTGAGAACGAACTGGAAGTGGCTAAAAGAGAGTACTTACAGGCTGCAGTTGGAATTTCAACTACCAAGTTTGCTATCCCAAAACTGTTGGATTGGTATTTACCTGACTTTGCAAAGGACTTGGAGTCATTGCTTGATTGGATCTGCCTTCAGTTACCAAGTGAACTTGCAAAAGAAGCAATTAAGTGCCTTGAGAGTGGCGAAAAGGAACCTCTTTCACAGTTTCTCCAAGTTATGCCATATGACTTTAGTTTTAGGTACCTTTTATACTCTTAA
- the LOC133867180 gene encoding uncharacterized protein LOC133867180 isoform X2 produces MMNTKVRTTLQSMKAPMKHENLDMQGRKINGAAKTSTSQRASGKERKIALQQDVDKLKKKLRHEENVHRALERAFNRPLGALPRLPPYLPRHTLELLAEVAVLEEEVVRLEEQVVHFRQDLYQEAVYISSSKRSIENSADSNALYPVKNHKPERCKFSAQNKGDSTVSTMRHRATLSYDGRGKEDQSCTNLTKNQKRSSIHKSHTVQTPVKRPLVSHRSAEKRLDQARLEANRIFDDPNRISENTLKCLSSILLRMSSMKNRNSAENLPSFSTLVTRKSNEETNYWDPYGICSEFGKRDIGPYKKLCEVEAASINPNRITTSLFLLRKLKLLLGKLASVNLKSLTHQEKLAFWINIYNSCMMNAFLEQGIPESPEMVVALMQKATINVGGHLLNAITIEHFILRLPYHSKYTFAKGAKNEEKTARSIFGLEFSEPLVTFALSCGSWSSPAVRVYTASQVENELEVAKREYLQAAVGISTTKFAIPKLLDWYLPDFAKDLESLLDWICLQLPSELAKEAIKCLESGEKEPLSQFLQVMPYDFSFRYLLYS; encoded by the exons atgATGAATACCAAAGTCAGGACCACGCTTCAGTCCATGAAAGCTCCTATGAAGCATGAAAAT CTGGATATGCAGGGGAGAAAGATAAATGGTGCTGCAAAAACGTCCACGAGTCAACGAGCCTccggaaaagaaagaaaaattgctTTGCAACAAGAT GTTGATAAGCTCAAGAAGAAGCTTAGACACGAAGAGAACGTTCACAGAGCTTTGGAGAGGGCTTTCAACAGACCCTTGGGCGCTCTACCTCGTCTTCCTCCTTATCTCCCTCGTCAT ACACTGGAGCTTCTTGCCGAGGTGGCTGTTTTGGAAGAGGAAGTGGTTCGGCTTGAAGAACAAGTTGTGCATTTTAGACAGGACCTGTATCAGGAAGCTGTCTACATTTCATCCTCGAAAAGGAGCATAGAGAATTCAGCTGATTCAAATGCCCTATACCCGGTTAAGAATCACAAACCAGAGCGATGCAAGTTTTCAGCTCAAAATAAGGGTGACTCTACTGTTTCCACAATGCGGCATAGAGCAACTCTTTCTT ATGATGGGCGGGGAAAAGAGGACCAATCATGTACTAATTTGACAAAGAACCAAAAGCGATCCTCAATCCATAAATCCCATACAGTTCAAACTCCAGTTAAGAGACCTCTCGTAAGCCATAGATCAGCAGAGAAGCGTTTAGATCAAGCAAGGCTAGAAGCAAACAGAATTTTTGACGACCCAAACAGAATTTCTGAAAATACTTTGAAGTGCTTATCAAGCATTCTCCTCAGAATGAGTTCGATGAAGAATCGAAATAGTGCAGAAAATTTACCCTCCTTCTCGACATTAGTAACTCGGAAAAGCAATGAAGAAACTAACTATTGGGACCCTTATGGTATTTGTTCAGAATTTGGAAAGAGAGATATTGGTCCATATAAGAAATTATGTGAAGTTGAAGCTGCCTCAATCAATCCAAACCGAATAACAACTTCTTTGTTTCTACTTCGTAAATTAAA ACTCCTCCTTGGGAAACTTGCCTCTGTCAACTTAAAGAGCCTCACCCATCAGGAGAAGCTTGCGTTCTGGATCAACATTTACAATTCCTGCATGATGAAT GCATTCCTAGAACAGGGCATACCAGAGAGTCCTGAGATGGTTGTTGCTTTGATGCAGAAG GCAACAATAAATGTGGGGGGACACTTGCTAAATGCAATAACTATAGAACATTTCATTCTGAGATTGCCTTACCACTCAAAATAT ACATTTGCCAAGGGTgcaaaaaatgaagagaagacaGCGAGAAGCATATTTGGCTTAGAGTTTTCTGAACCGTTGGTGACATTTGCACTGTCCTGTGGAAGCTGGTCCTCCCCTGCT GTGAGAGTGTACACAGCATCTCAGGTTGAGAACGAACTGGAAGTGGCTAAAAGAGAGTACTTACAGGCTGCAGTTGGAATTTCAACTACCAAGTTTGCTATCCCAAAACTGTTGGATTGGTATTTACCTGACTTTGCAAAGGACTTGGAGTCATTGCTTGATTGGATCTGCCTTCAGTTACCAAGTGAACTTGCAAAAGAAGCAATTAAGTGCCTTGAGAGTGGCGAAAAGGAACCTCTTTCACAGTTTCTCCAAGTTATGCCATATGACTTTAGTTTTAGGTACCTTTTATACTCTTAA
- the LOC133866657 gene encoding uncharacterized protein LOC133866657, with protein MRSSHAIFKLSLLPRRRKGKENKNIGKVTEMAEVVVPGSAMDFDFNSSRSYSPFLSTPSSPRRFGEHFYSAPTSPTRVSKFYKDFDEFLVMNDRYEREEREEIRPGAPKSSKVRTIREEDDFAFDVGKELERASLSAEELFDGGKIRPLKPPPRLQLGGKLDAYTTPNSPLLSPKSALSRGKKTILGAFSPRLKKEEEKTEHKRGRERTPALLSSNSGRRATRSLSPFRASESASEEEEEEEEENTRQLQVNSKTAFSSTTSSSSSSSKSSKKWSLKDFLLFRSASEGRATDRDPLQKYSPLYKKHEDKNSSIRSTESSRSATTSSRRGPVSAHELHYTKNKAVSDDLKKKTFLPYKQGLLGRLAFNPAVHALANGFGSLARS; from the coding sequence ATGCGCAGCTCCCACGCCATCTTCAAGCTGTCACTGCTTCCAAGAAggagaaagggaaaagaaaataaaaacattggCAAGGTGACGGAGATGGCCGAGGTGGTGGTACCAGGGTCTGCCATGGATTTCGACTTCAACAGTTCACGATCTTATTCACCATTCTTGAGCACTCCATCTTCGCCTAGACGTTTCGGTGAACACTTCTACAGTGCTCCCACGAGTCCAACACGTGTCTCCAAGTTCTACAAAGACTTCGACGAGTTCTTGGTGATGAATGATCGCTAtgaaagagaagagagggaAGAAATAAGGCCAGGTGCACCCAAATCATCCAAGGTGAGGACCATTAGGGAGGAGGATGATTTCGCGTTTGATGTTGGTAAAGAATTAGAGAGGGCTTCGCTCTCAGCTGAAGAACTCTTTGATGGTGGCAAAATCCGGCCTTTGAAGCCTCCGCCGAGGCTGCAACTTGGAGGAAAACTGGATGCATACACAACCCCAAACAGCCCGCTTTTGTCTCCCAAATCGGCACTATCACGAGGGAAGAAGACGATTCTGGGGGCTTTTTCGCCTAGActaaagaaagaggaagagaaaacagagcataaaagaggaagagaaagaactCCAGCCTTGTTATCTTCAAATTCAGGCCGCAGAGCCACAAGGTCACTCTCTCCTTTCAGGGCTTCCGAGTCTGCAtcggaagaagaagaagaagaagaagaagaaaacaccaGACAACTGCAGGTGAATTCAAAGACTGCGTTTTCATCTACTACTTCGTCTTCGTCGTCCTCTTCAAAGAGTTCTAAGAAATGGAGTCTGAAGGACTTTCTGTTGTTCCGGAGCGCATCAGAAGGGCGAGCAACAGACAGAGATCCTCTCCAGAAGTACTCACCCTTGTACAAGAAGCATGAAGACAAGAACTCGAGCATCCGGTCCACTGAAAGCTCCCGTTCAGCGACAACAAGCTCGAGAAGGGGACCAGTTTCGGCTCACGAGTTGCATTACACCAAGAACAAAGCGGTGTCAGATGACTTGAAGAAGAAAACGTTCTTGCCATACAAACAGGGGCTTCTGGGAAGACTGGCCTTCAATCCGGCCGTCCATGCTCTGGCTAATGGCTTTGGCTCACTTGCACGTTCATGA